Proteins from a single region of Flavobacterium sp. YJ01:
- the lpxD gene encoding UDP-3-O-(3-hydroxymyristoyl)glucosamine N-acyltransferase → MKFTAEQIAGILEGEVVGNPNAEVSKLSKIEEGENGSLTFLANPKYINYIYSTKATVTIVNESFVPEQEITTTLIKVEDAYAAFSKLLHFYNQVKLNKTGIEPQSFMSEGTKYGENLYLGSFSYIGQNVVLGDNVKIYPNSFIGDNVVIGNNVFIFAGAKIYSETVIGNNCTIHSGVIIGADGFGFAPNENGEYSKVPQIGNVILEDNVDVGANTTIDRATLGSTIIRKGVKLDNQIQIAHNVEIGKNTVIAAQSGVAGSTKIGENCMIGGQVGIAGHLIIGNNVRLQAQSGVARNIKDDEVLQGTPSLGYTDFNKSYVHFKNLPKIVAEVEELKKQIINPKNGNNG, encoded by the coding sequence ATGAAATTTACAGCAGAACAAATAGCAGGAATTTTAGAAGGAGAAGTTGTTGGGAATCCCAATGCAGAAGTTTCTAAGCTTTCCAAAATCGAAGAAGGCGAAAATGGATCGCTTACTTTTTTGGCTAATCCAAAGTATATCAATTATATATACAGCACAAAAGCGACTGTTACAATTGTTAACGAGAGCTTTGTTCCAGAACAAGAAATTACTACTACATTAATAAAGGTAGAAGATGCTTATGCGGCATTTTCTAAGCTTTTACACTTTTATAATCAGGTTAAATTAAATAAAACGGGTATCGAACCTCAGTCGTTTATGTCTGAAGGAACTAAATATGGCGAAAACTTGTATTTAGGAAGTTTTAGTTATATCGGACAAAATGTTGTTCTGGGCGATAACGTGAAAATTTATCCAAACAGTTTTATTGGAGATAATGTTGTTATTGGTAACAATGTATTCATTTTTGCTGGTGCAAAAATTTATTCAGAAACTGTTATTGGTAATAATTGTACAATTCATTCAGGCGTTATAATTGGAGCTGATGGTTTTGGCTTTGCTCCAAATGAAAATGGAGAATATAGTAAAGTACCTCAAATCGGAAACGTTATCCTTGAAGATAATGTTGATGTTGGTGCTAATACTACAATAGACAGAGCAACTCTTGGTTCTACAATTATTAGAAAAGGAGTGAAATTAGACAATCAGATTCAGATTGCTCATAATGTAGAAATTGGAAAAAATACTGTGATAGCTGCTCAAAGTGGTGTTGCAGGTTCTACTAAAATTGGAGAAAACTGCATGATTGGGGGGCAAGTAGGTATCGCAGGTCATTTAATTATAGGTAATAATGTTAGACTTCAGGCACAGTCTGGAGTTGCTAGAAACATTAAAGATGACGAAGTTCTGCAAGGAACTCCATCACTTGGATATACTGATTTTAATAAATCGTATGTTCATTTTAAAAATTTGCCTAAAATTGTGGCCGAAGTTGAAGAATTAAAAAAACAAATAATAAACCCAAAAAATGGAAATAATGGTTAA
- a CDS encoding nuclear transport factor 2 family protein, translating to MSIKEFVQKFYKSDALIDSEILKTYLHPDVILEWNSSKGFIQMDYDSIVEMANELSRAYVRSKVRISHIISENDLVSVRYSHFVKTIENPREEMLLAHFSTIWQIKDDKLYRGYQMSQFS from the coding sequence ATGTCTATCAAAGAGTTTGTTCAGAAATTTTATAAGTCAGATGCCTTAATCGATAGTGAAATTTTAAAAACATATCTGCATCCCGACGTGATACTTGAGTGGAACAGCAGTAAAGGTTTCATTCAGATGGATTATGATTCGATAGTAGAAATGGCAAATGAACTAAGTCGAGCATATGTGCGTTCGAAAGTAAGAATTAGCCATATTATCAGTGAAAATGATTTAGTATCAGTACGTTACTCTCATTTTGTAAAAACTATCGAAAATCCAAGAGAAGAAATGCTTTTAGCTCATTTTTCAACCATTTGGCAGATTAAAGATGATAAACTTTACAGAGGTTATCAAATGAGTCAATTTTCTTAA
- the efp gene encoding elongation factor P: MASTSDIRNGLCIKFNHDIYKIIEFLHVKPGKGPAFVRTKLKSLTSGKVLDNTFSAGHKIDVIRVETHTFQYLYPEGDEFHFMNAETFEQISLNKNILDAPDLLKEGTNVMVQINTETDLPLSVDMPTSVILEVTYAEPGVKGNTATNATKNATVETGANINVPLFINEGDKIKIDTASGSYMERVKE; encoded by the coding sequence ATGGCATCTACATCAGATATTAGAAACGGATTGTGTATTAAATTTAATCACGATATCTATAAAATTATCGAATTTCTTCACGTAAAACCTGGAAAAGGTCCAGCTTTCGTAAGAACGAAATTAAAAAGTTTAACTTCAGGAAAAGTATTAGATAATACATTTTCTGCAGGTCATAAAATTGACGTTATTCGTGTTGAAACACATACATTTCAGTACTTATATCCAGAAGGTGATGAATTTCACTTTATGAATGCTGAAACGTTTGAACAAATTTCTTTGAATAAAAACATTTTGGATGCTCCAGATTTGTTAAAAGAAGGAACAAACGTAATGGTTCAAATTAACACAGAAACAGATTTACCATTATCTGTAGATATGCCTACATCTGTAATTCTTGAAGTTACTTATGCTGAGCCAGGTGTAAAAGGAAATACAGCAACTAACGCTACAAAAAATGCAACTGTAGAAACTGGTGCAAATATCAATGTTCCTTTGTTTATCAATGAAGGAGATAAAATTAAAATTGATACAGCTTCAGGTTCTTACATGGAGCGTGTAAAAGAGTAG
- a CDS encoding UDP-3-O-(3-hydroxymyristoyl)glucosamine N-acyltransferase, producing the protein MKFQKSHSLQEIANLLNCKFIGDKDFQVLGMNEIHVVEPGDIVFVDHPKYYDKALQSAATIVLINKEVECPEGKALLISDDPFRDFNILTRHFKPFQFANVAIAPSAEIGEGTVIQPNSFIGNNVKIGKNCLIHSNVSIYDHTVIGDNVIIHAGTILGADAFYYKKRPEGFDQLISGGRVVIEDNVGIGALCTIDKGVTGDTTIGAGTKLDNQVHVGHDTVIGKKCLIASQTGIAGCVIIEDEVTLWGQVGTTSGITIGAKAVVMGQTGVTKSVEGGKSYFGTPIEESREKLKQLANIKKIPEILSKLK; encoded by the coding sequence ATGAAATTTCAAAAGAGTCATTCTTTACAAGAAATTGCAAATTTGCTTAACTGCAAATTTATTGGTGACAAAGACTTTCAAGTTTTAGGCATGAACGAAATACATGTAGTTGAGCCTGGTGATATTGTTTTTGTTGACCACCCAAAATACTACGATAAAGCTTTACAATCGGCAGCTACTATTGTTTTAATAAATAAGGAGGTAGAATGCCCAGAAGGTAAAGCACTTTTAATTTCTGATGATCCATTTAGAGATTTTAACATTCTAACGAGACATTTTAAACCTTTTCAGTTTGCGAATGTAGCAATCGCTCCTTCTGCAGAAATAGGAGAGGGTACAGTGATTCAGCCGAACAGCTTTATTGGTAACAATGTTAAAATTGGGAAAAACTGTTTAATTCATTCTAACGTTTCGATTTACGATCATACTGTAATTGGCGACAATGTAATTATACATGCTGGAACAATTTTAGGAGCCGATGCTTTTTATTACAAAAAACGTCCAGAAGGTTTCGATCAGTTAATTTCTGGCGGGAGAGTTGTTATTGAAGACAATGTTGGCATTGGTGCACTTTGTACTATTGATAAAGGTGTAACTGGAGATACAACTATTGGCGCAGGAACAAAATTAGATAATCAAGTTCATGTTGGTCATGATACTGTTATTGGAAAAAAATGTCTGATAGCTTCGCAAACTGGTATTGCTGGATGCGTAATTATTGAAGACGAAGTAACTCTGTGGGGACAAGTTGGAACAACAAGCGGAATCACAATTGGTGCAAAAGCTGTTGTAATGGGACAAACAGGTGTTACTAAATCAGTTGAAGGAGGAAAATCGTACTTTGGTACTCCAATAGAAGAGTCTAGAGAAAAATTGAAACAATTAGCCAATATTAAGAAGATTCCTGAAATTTTAAGTAAATTGAAGTAA
- the sucD gene encoding succinate--CoA ligase subunit alpha, with the protein MSVLVNKDSKIIVQGFTGSEGTFHASQMIEYGTNVVGGVTPGKGGTSHLDRPVFNTVKDAVDQAGADTSIIFVPPAFAADAIMEAADAGIKVIIAITEGIPVADMIKANNYVKERNSRLIGPNCPGVITPGEAKVGIMPGFVFKKGTVGIVSKSGTLTYEAADQVVKQGLGITTAIGIGGDPIIGTTTKEAVELLMNDPETEAIIMIGEIGGQLEADAARWVKADGNRKPVIGFIAGETAPAGRTMGHAGAIVGGSDDTAAAKKQIMRDNGIHVVDSPAEIGKKVKEVLG; encoded by the coding sequence ATGAGTGTTTTAGTTAATAAAGATTCCAAAATAATTGTTCAGGGATTTACAGGAAGCGAAGGAACTTTCCACGCTTCTCAAATGATTGAGTACGGTACTAATGTTGTTGGTGGTGTTACTCCAGGAAAAGGAGGGACTAGCCATTTAGATCGTCCGGTTTTTAATACAGTAAAAGACGCTGTTGATCAAGCTGGAGCTGACACTTCTATCATTTTTGTTCCGCCAGCTTTTGCTGCTGATGCAATTATGGAAGCTGCTGATGCTGGAATTAAAGTAATTATTGCTATTACAGAAGGGATTCCTGTAGCAGACATGATTAAAGCAAATAATTATGTTAAAGAAAGAAATTCAAGATTAATCGGCCCTAACTGTCCAGGTGTTATTACTCCAGGTGAAGCTAAAGTTGGTATTATGCCAGGTTTCGTTTTCAAAAAAGGAACTGTTGGAATCGTTTCTAAATCAGGAACTTTAACTTACGAAGCTGCTGATCAAGTTGTAAAACAAGGTTTAGGAATCACTACAGCAATCGGTATTGGTGGAGATCCAATTATTGGAACTACTACTAAAGAAGCTGTTGAATTATTAATGAACGATCCAGAAACCGAAGCAATCATTATGATTGGTGAAATTGGTGGTCAACTTGAAGCTGATGCTGCAAGATGGGTAAAAGCTGATGGAAACCGTAAACCAGTTATTGGATTTATCGCTGGAGAAACTGCTCCTGCTGGTAGAACAATGGGGCACGCAGGTGCTATTGTTGGTGGTTCTGATGATACAGCTGCTGCTAAAAAACAAATCATGAGAGACAACGGAATTCACGTTGTTGATTCACCAGCTGAAATTGGTAAAAAAGTAAAAGAAGTACTTGGATAA
- a CDS encoding bifunctional UDP-3-O-[3-hydroxymyristoyl] N-acetylglucosamine deacetylase/3-hydroxyacyl-ACP dehydratase, with protein sequence MVKQKTIKNEISLTGVGLHTGKEVTMTFKPAPVNNGFTFVRVDLQGQPVIEADANYVVNTQRGTNLEKLGVKIQTPEHVLAAVVGCDLDNIIIELNASELPIMDGSSKYFVEAIEKAGIEEQDAQRNVYVVKEVISFTDEATGSEILVMPSDEYQVTTMVDFGTKVLGTQNATLKSLSDFKQEIASSRTFSFLHELESLLEHGLIKGGDLNNAIVYVDKEISESTMENLKKAFGKDEISVKPNGVLDNLTLHYPNEAARHKLLDVIGDLSLIGVRIQGKIIANKPGHFVNTQFAKKLAKIIKIEQRNHVPTYDLHQEPLMDIHKIMAMLPHRPPFLLIDRIIEMSDRHVVGLKNVTMNENFFVGHFPEAPVMPGVLIVEAMAQTGGILVLSTVPDPENYLTYFMKIDNVKFKHKVLPGDTLIFKCELISPIRRGICHMQANAYANGKLVTEAELMAQIARKQ encoded by the coding sequence ATGGTTAAACAGAAGACCATCAAAAATGAAATTTCGCTAACAGGAGTTGGTTTACATACTGGAAAAGAAGTTACAATGACTTTTAAACCTGCACCCGTTAATAATGGTTTCACTTTTGTAAGAGTAGATTTGCAAGGTCAACCAGTCATTGAAGCTGATGCTAATTATGTTGTTAATACTCAAAGAGGTACTAATCTTGAGAAATTAGGAGTTAAAATTCAGACTCCAGAGCACGTTTTAGCTGCAGTAGTTGGCTGCGATTTGGATAATATTATTATTGAATTGAATGCCTCTGAACTTCCAATTATGGATGGTTCATCAAAATATTTTGTTGAAGCGATTGAAAAAGCGGGTATTGAAGAGCAAGATGCTCAACGTAATGTATATGTAGTTAAAGAAGTTATCTCATTTACGGACGAAGCAACAGGAAGCGAAATTCTTGTAATGCCAAGCGATGAATATCAAGTAACAACAATGGTAGATTTTGGTACAAAAGTTTTAGGTACTCAAAATGCTACACTTAAAAGTCTTTCTGACTTTAAACAGGAAATTGCAAGCTCAAGAACTTTTAGTTTTCTGCATGAATTAGAATCTTTATTAGAACATGGTTTAATTAAAGGTGGAGATTTAAATAATGCAATTGTGTATGTAGATAAAGAAATCTCTGAGTCTACAATGGAAAATTTGAAGAAAGCTTTTGGTAAAGATGAAATTTCTGTAAAACCAAATGGAGTTTTGGATAACTTGACTTTGCACTATCCAAACGAAGCTGCAAGACACAAATTGCTTGATGTGATTGGAGATTTATCTCTTATCGGAGTTCGTATTCAAGGAAAAATCATCGCAAATAAACCAGGACATTTTGTAAATACTCAATTTGCTAAAAAATTAGCGAAAATTATTAAAATTGAGCAAAGAAACCATGTTCCTACTTATGATTTACATCAAGAACCTTTGATGGATATTCATAAAATTATGGCAATGCTTCCTCATAGACCACCATTCTTGTTGATTGACAGAATTATAGAAATGTCTGATCGTCATGTAGTTGGTTTGAAAAATGTAACGATGAATGAAAATTTCTTCGTAGGACATTTTCCTGAAGCACCAGTTATGCCAGGAGTTTTAATTGTTGAAGCAATGGCGCAAACAGGAGGAATTTTAGTTTTAAGCACTGTTCCAGATCCTGAAAATTACTTGACTTACTTTATGAAAATTGACAATGTGAAATTTAAACATAAAGTATTGCCAGGTGATACGTTAATTTTTAAGTGCGAATTAATTTCTCCTATCAGAAGAGGAATTTGTCATATGCAGGCAAATGCCTATGCAAATGGTAAATTAGTAACTGAAGCAGAATTAATGGCACAAATAGCAAGAAAACAATAA
- the tsaE gene encoding tRNA (adenosine(37)-N6)-threonylcarbamoyltransferase complex ATPase subunit type 1 TsaE: MNIVFSLDQIQEVAQQIIDSNPKKIILFNGEMGVGKTTLIKQLCKSLGVEDATSSPTFSLVNEYYTSNNQIVYHFDFYRLNKETEALDMGVDDYLYSGNWCFIEWSEKIASLIPEDHSTINIQLLEDGKRELQLN; this comes from the coding sequence ATGAACATCGTTTTTTCATTAGATCAAATTCAAGAAGTTGCGCAGCAGATTATCGATTCAAATCCTAAAAAAATCATTCTTTTTAATGGAGAAATGGGAGTTGGAAAGACAACATTAATTAAACAATTATGCAAAAGTTTGGGTGTTGAAGATGCGACAAGCAGTCCGACTTTTTCTTTAGTTAATGAATATTATACTTCTAATAATCAAATAGTTTATCATTTCGATTTTTACAGATTAAACAAAGAGACAGAAGCTCTTGATATGGGAGTTGATGATTATTTGTATTCTGGTAATTGGTGCTTTATTGAGTGGTCTGAAAAAATAGCAAGTTTAATTCCCGAAGACCATTCTACAATAAATATTCAATTATTAGAAGACGGAAAAAGAGAGTTGCAACTGAATTAG
- a CDS encoding bifunctional response regulator/alkaline phosphatase family protein, translating into MDKIKILWVDDEIDLLKPHILFLEKKNYEVTTCNNGLDAIALFEENNFDIVFLDENMPGMSGLETLSEMKEKKSAIPMIMITKSEEEYIMEEAIGSKIADYLIKPVNPNQILLSLKKNLDDSRLITEKTTLDYQKEFRKIAMELAMVNSYEDWIELYKKLLFWELKLEDINDTAMIEILESQKVEANSQFGKFIERNYEDWFAPKADKPIQSNTLFKELVVPELKKKDKPILFVVIDNLRYDQWKSFESVVSNYYKLEKEVPYYSILPTATQYARNSIFSGLMPLEMEKQFPEYWKNDVEDGGKNLYEAEFLSAQLKRLGLNIKEDYFKITNYSGGKKLAENFKALKGNDLVTVVYNFVDMLSHAKTEMEVVKELASDDKAYRSLTLSWFKNSPLLEIIQQAQLLGFKLILTTDHGTINVKNPSKVVGDKNTSLNLRYKTGRSLTYEQKDVYVVKEPKTIGLPAINMSSSFIFAKNDFFLAYVNNYNHYVSYYKNTYQHGGISLEEMIIPFLVFNPK; encoded by the coding sequence ATGGATAAGATAAAAATACTTTGGGTTGATGATGAAATCGATCTTTTAAAGCCCCACATATTATTTCTAGAAAAAAAGAATTACGAAGTTACAACCTGCAATAACGGACTTGACGCTATTGCTTTGTTTGAAGAAAATAACTTCGATATTGTTTTTTTGGATGAAAACATGCCTGGAATGAGCGGATTGGAAACACTTTCTGAAATGAAAGAAAAAAAATCTGCTATTCCTATGATTATGATTACCAAGAGCGAAGAAGAATATATTATGGAAGAAGCCATTGGTTCTAAAATCGCCGATTATCTGATTAAACCTGTAAATCCGAATCAGATCTTGTTAAGTTTGAAGAAAAATCTCGATGATTCTAGATTAATTACCGAAAAAACGACTTTAGATTACCAGAAAGAATTTAGGAAAATTGCTATGGAATTAGCCATGGTAAATTCTTATGAAGATTGGATTGAATTGTATAAAAAATTACTTTTTTGGGAATTAAAACTAGAAGACATCAATGATACAGCGATGATCGAAATTCTAGAATCTCAAAAAGTAGAAGCCAACTCTCAGTTCGGTAAATTTATCGAAAGAAACTACGAAGACTGGTTCGCGCCAAAAGCAGATAAACCAATACAATCCAATACTTTATTTAAAGAATTGGTTGTTCCTGAACTTAAAAAGAAAGACAAACCAATTCTTTTTGTTGTAATTGACAATCTTCGTTACGATCAATGGAAATCTTTTGAATCTGTTGTGTCAAATTATTACAAATTAGAAAAAGAAGTCCCTTATTATTCTATTCTTCCAACCGCTACGCAGTACGCAAGAAATTCAATTTTTTCTGGTTTGATGCCTTTAGAAATGGAAAAACAATTTCCGGAATATTGGAAAAATGATGTTGAGGATGGCGGAAAGAATCTTTACGAAGCTGAATTTTTATCTGCTCAATTAAAAAGATTAGGCTTAAATATTAAAGAAGATTATTTTAAAATCACTAATTATTCTGGTGGCAAAAAACTAGCCGAAAACTTCAAGGCCTTAAAAGGAAACGACTTAGTAACGGTAGTTTACAATTTCGTTGATATGCTTTCGCACGCTAAAACCGAAATGGAAGTTGTTAAAGAATTAGCTTCAGACGATAAAGCTTATCGTTCGCTAACATTGAGCTGGTTTAAAAATTCGCCTTTGTTAGAAATTATTCAGCAAGCACAACTTTTAGGTTTCAAACTGATTTTAACAACCGATCATGGAACAATTAATGTAAAAAATCCGTCTAAAGTTGTTGGAGATAAAAATACAAGTCTAAATTTGCGTTACAAAACTGGACGTAGTTTAACATACGAACAAAAAGATGTATATGTAGTTAAAGAACCTAAAACAATTGGTCTTCCTGCTATAAACATGAGCAGTTCGTTTATTTTTGCTAAGAATGATTTCTTTCTAGCATATGTAAACAACTACAATCATTATGTGAGTTATTATAAAAACACGTATCAGCACGGCGGAATTTCGTTAGAAGAAATGATTATTCCGTTTCTTGTTTTTAATCCTAAATAA
- a CDS encoding HD domain-containing protein, whose amino-acid sequence MTQINKLKIFNDPIYGFITIPNELVYDLIQHPYFQRLRRISQMGLSYLVYPGANHTRFHHALGCMHLMKKAIDTLRFKDVVISDEEENALLIAILLHDIGHGPFSHAMERSIVEDVHHEAISLLFMNQLNEEFDGRLSLAIQVFKGEYHRKFMLQLISSQLDMDRMDYLKRDSFYTGVAEGNVNSERLIQMMNVENDVLVIEEKGIYSVEKFLLSRRLMYWQAYLHKTSLVAELILMKVLKRAKELILKGIDLPCSEPLSYFMHNKITLEDFDAEKLDLFAQLDDFDIISALKAWQRNDDFVLSTLSKMIINRDLLKIKMSAEKVSVEESQALKEKFASQHHISQLDAGYFIFRGKIKNQAYSKEAEPIRILKKDKTIEDVVEASDQLNLKSLSKLVTKYYICFPKQLI is encoded by the coding sequence GTGACTCAGATCAATAAACTAAAAATATTCAACGATCCCATATATGGTTTTATAACGATTCCGAATGAGCTTGTTTACGATTTAATTCAGCATCCTTATTTTCAGCGTCTTCGTCGAATCTCACAAATGGGATTGTCTTATTTGGTATATCCAGGCGCTAATCATACTCGTTTTCATCATGCTTTAGGATGTATGCATTTGATGAAAAAAGCAATTGATACGCTTCGTTTTAAAGATGTTGTCATTTCTGATGAAGAAGAAAATGCCTTATTGATAGCAATTTTATTGCATGATATTGGACACGGACCATTTTCTCATGCTATGGAAAGAAGTATTGTTGAAGATGTTCATCATGAGGCGATTTCATTATTATTTATGAATCAGCTAAATGAAGAATTTGATGGAAGATTGAGTTTAGCAATTCAGGTATTTAAAGGAGAATATCATAGAAAATTCATGTTGCAATTGATTTCAAGCCAATTAGATATGGATCGAATGGATTACTTAAAACGTGATAGTTTTTATACAGGAGTTGCAGAAGGAAATGTGAATTCTGAACGCTTGATTCAGATGATGAATGTTGAAAATGATGTATTGGTTATTGAAGAAAAAGGAATTTATTCTGTAGAAAAATTTCTGCTTTCAAGAAGATTAATGTATTGGCAGGCTTATTTGCATAAAACGAGTTTAGTTGCCGAATTAATTCTGATGAAAGTTTTGAAAAGAGCCAAAGAATTAATCTTAAAAGGAATTGATCTTCCGTGCAGCGAACCACTTTCTTATTTCATGCATAATAAAATAACACTTGAAGATTTTGATGCAGAAAAGCTTGATTTGTTTGCGCAATTAGATGATTTTGATATTATAAGTGCCTTGAAAGCTTGGCAGAGAAATGATGATTTTGTGTTAAGTACTTTGAGTAAAATGATCATAAATAGAGATTTACTGAAAATTAAAATGAGTGCTGAAAAAGTTTCTGTAGAAGAATCTCAAGCTTTAAAAGAGAAATTTGCAAGTCAGCATCATATTAGTCAATTAGATGCAGGTTATTTTATTTTTAGAGGAAAAATAAAAAATCAAGCCTATAGCAAAGAAGCAGAACCTATTCGAATTTTGAAAAAAGATAAAACAATTGAAGATGTTGTTGAAGCTTCTGATCAGCTGAATTTGAAATCGTTATCTAAATTGGTAACAAAATATTATATCTGTTTTCCAAAACAACTTATCTAA
- a CDS encoding alanine dehydrogenase, with protein MSITLTPFTKQQLLPQEEKLEVGRFKRELFIGIPKETSYQERRICLTPDAVNSLTYAGHRVMIESGAGESSSYTDKEYADAGAEITKDAKRVFGCPFLLKVEPPTLAEIEMINPETVIISAIQLKTKKKEYFEALAKKKITALAFEYIKDEDGSYPAVKSLSEIAGTASILIAAELMITDEFGKGLLFGNITGVPPTEVVILGAGTVGEFAAKTAIGLGANVKVFDNSITKLRRLQNNLNQRIFTSTIQQKGLLKALRRCDVAIGAMRGKERCPIVVNETMVEHMKKGAVIVDVSIDTGGCFETSEVTTHEKPTFIKNNVLHYCVPNIPSRYSKTASLSISNILTPYLHQIAEDGGIESAIRCNKGLKNGIYLYHGILTNKAIGDWFDLPDNDINLLVF; from the coding sequence ATGTCAATCACATTAACTCCATTTACAAAACAACAATTACTGCCGCAAGAAGAAAAACTTGAGGTTGGTCGTTTTAAAAGAGAACTTTTTATAGGAATTCCTAAAGAAACAAGTTACCAAGAACGTCGTATTTGCTTAACTCCAGACGCTGTAAATTCACTTACTTATGCTGGTCATCGCGTTATGATTGAATCTGGAGCTGGAGAAAGTTCGAGTTATACTGATAAGGAATATGCAGATGCTGGCGCAGAAATTACAAAAGACGCAAAAAGAGTTTTTGGCTGTCCTTTTCTTTTAAAAGTTGAACCGCCAACATTAGCAGAAATAGAAATGATAAATCCAGAAACTGTTATCATTTCAGCCATTCAGCTTAAAACCAAAAAGAAAGAATACTTTGAAGCTTTAGCAAAAAAGAAAATTACTGCTTTAGCCTTTGAATATATTAAAGACGAAGACGGTTCTTATCCTGCCGTAAAATCTTTAAGCGAAATTGCAGGAACAGCTTCTATCCTAATTGCCGCCGAATTAATGATTACTGATGAATTTGGAAAAGGGCTTTTATTTGGAAACATTACAGGCGTCCCTCCTACTGAAGTTGTAATTTTAGGAGCTGGAACTGTAGGCGAATTTGCTGCAAAAACTGCAATTGGACTTGGTGCAAACGTAAAAGTTTTTGATAATTCGATTACAAAATTACGTCGCTTGCAAAACAATTTAAATCAAAGAATTTTCACTTCTACTATTCAGCAAAAAGGACTTTTAAAAGCTTTGAGACGTTGTGATGTCGCAATTGGAGCTATGCGCGGAAAAGAAAGATGTCCGATTGTAGTCAACGAAACTATGGTAGAACATATGAAAAAAGGAGCCGTAATTGTCGATGTTAGTATTGATACTGGTGGTTGTTTTGAAACTTCAGAAGTGACAACTCACGAAAAACCAACTTTTATCAAGAACAACGTTCTACACTATTGTGTACCAAATATACCTTCAAGATATTCTAAAACTGCCTCATTATCAATCAGTAATATCTTAACGCCATATCTTCATCAGATAGCCGAAGATGGTGGAATTGAAAGTGCTATTAGATGCAATAAAGGTCTCAAAAACGGAATTTATTTATATCATGGAATTCTAACAAATAAAGCTATTGGCGACTGGTTTGATCTTCCGGACAACGATATTAATTTACTTGTTTTTTAA
- the lpxA gene encoding acyl-ACP--UDP-N-acetylglucosamine O-acyltransferase, translating to MNQPLAYVHPGAKIAKNVVIEPFTTIHNNVVIGDGTWIGSNVTIMEGARIGKNCNIFPGAVISAVPQDLKFGGEDSLAIIGDNCTIRECVTINRGTIASGQTVIGNNCLVMAYAHIAHDCEIGNNAIIVNGVALAGHVVVGNHAVIGGLAAIHQFIHIGDHAMISGGSLVRKDVPPFTKAAKEPLSYVGINSVGLRRRGFTTEKIREIQEIYRILYQKNYNTTQALSIIEAEMEATPERDEILDFIRNSSRGIMKGYSGNY from the coding sequence ATGAATCAACCATTAGCATATGTTCATCCAGGCGCGAAAATCGCTAAAAACGTTGTAATAGAGCCATTTACAACAATTCACAATAATGTTGTTATTGGTGATGGTACTTGGATTGGTTCAAACGTGACCATTATGGAAGGAGCTCGAATTGGTAAAAATTGTAATATTTTTCCAGGAGCAGTAATTTCTGCAGTGCCACAAGATTTAAAATTTGGAGGTGAGGATTCTCTTGCTATTATCGGTGATAATTGTACAATTAGAGAATGTGTAACTATAAATAGAGGCACAATTGCTTCTGGTCAAACTGTTATCGGAAATAATTGTTTAGTAATGGCTTATGCGCACATTGCACACGACTGCGAAATTGGAAATAATGCAATTATTGTAAATGGTGTTGCTTTGGCAGGTCACGTTGTTGTTGGTAATCATGCTGTTATTGGAGGTTTAGCCGCGATTCATCAATTTATTCATATTGGAGATCATGCTATGATTTCTGGAGGATCATTGGTTAGAAAAGACGTTCCTCCATTTACAAAAGCAGCAAAAGAGCCGTTATCTTATGTGGGAATTAATTCTGTTGGTTTAAGAAGAAGAGGATTTACAACTGAAAAAATTAGAGAAATTCAGGAAATCTATAGAATTTTATACCAAAAGAATTACAATACAACTCAAGCTTTAAGCATTATTGAAGCAGAAATGGAAGCGACTCCAGAAAGAGATGAAATTCTAGATTTTATCAGAAATTCTTCTCGAGGAATTATGAAAGGTTACTCAGGGAACTATTAA